The Anaerolineae bacterium genome has a window encoding:
- a CDS encoding oxidoreductase, whose product MAKKSKLKLGLYWAASCGGCEIAVVELREKILLLDEAADILFWPVAMDFKVKDVEAMPDGHMDVCLFNGAIRTSENEEMAHLLRRKSKVLVAFGSCAYEGCIPGLANLFDKDSILRRVYLEVPTVDNPRGVLPQPITHLPEGEVEIPRLYNTVKTLGQVTDVDYFVPGCPPQPHQIWAVVEAILGGNLPPKGSVVGANEKTVCDECKRLREEKRIKKYYRYHEIIPDAEHCLLEQGIVCAGPATRGGCGALCPQVNQPCRGCYGPPPNVMDQGAALLSAVASVVDANSEEEAARIVGDILDPAGTFYRFGLPASTLHRARLGNR is encoded by the coding sequence ATGGCAAAGAAGAGCAAGCTGAAACTGGGCCTCTACTGGGCCGCCTCCTGCGGCGGGTGCGAGATCGCGGTGGTGGAACTGCGCGAGAAGATCCTGCTCCTGGATGAGGCGGCGGATATTCTCTTCTGGCCCGTCGCCATGGACTTCAAGGTCAAGGATGTCGAGGCCATGCCGGACGGCCATATGGATGTCTGTCTCTTCAACGGCGCCATCCGCACCAGCGAGAACGAGGAGATGGCACATCTCCTGCGCCGGAAGTCCAAGGTGCTGGTGGCCTTTGGCTCCTGCGCCTATGAAGGGTGTATCCCCGGGTTGGCCAACCTGTTCGACAAGGATTCCATCCTGCGGCGGGTGTACCTGGAAGTGCCCACGGTGGATAACCCCAGAGGAGTGCTTCCTCAGCCCATTACCCATCTGCCCGAGGGAGAGGTCGAGATCCCTCGGTTGTACAACACCGTCAAGACGCTGGGGCAGGTCACCGATGTGGACTACTTTGTGCCAGGGTGCCCGCCCCAACCGCACCAGATTTGGGCGGTGGTGGAGGCGATCCTGGGGGGCAATCTCCCTCCGAAGGGCAGTGTGGTGGGTGCGAACGAGAAGACCGTCTGTGACGAGTGCAAGCGTCTGCGGGAGGAGAAGCGCATCAAGAAGTACTACCGCTATCACGAGATCATCCCGGACGCCGAGCACTGTCTGCTGGAACAGGGCATTGTCTGCGCCGGCCCGGCCACCCGCGGCGGATGCGGCGCCCTCTGCCCACAGGTCAACCAACCCTGCCGCGGCTGTTACGGCCCGCCGCCCAACGTGATGGACCAGGGCGCCGCACTGCTCTCCGCCGTCGCCTCCGTGGTGGATGCCAACAGCGAGGAAGAGGCGGCCCGCATCGTGGGAGATATCCTCGACCCCGCCGGCACCTTCTACCGCTTTGGCCTGCCGGCTTCCACCCTGCACCGGGCCAGACTGGGCAACCGGTGA
- a CDS encoding Ni/Fe hydrogenase subunit alpha has protein sequence MRKISIDPITRLEGHGKIDIFLDEEGNVANAYLIIPELRGFEKFVEGRPVEELPDITPRICGVCPEAH, from the coding sequence ATGCGCAAGATCAGCATTGACCCCATTACCCGACTGGAAGGGCACGGCAAGATCGACATATTCCTGGACGAAGAAGGGAATGTGGCCAACGCCTACCTCATCATCCCGGAACTGCGGGGGTTTGAGAAATTTGTGGAGGGCCGGCCGGTAGAGGAACTGCCGGACATCACCCCCCGCATCTGCGGCGTTTGCCCGGAAGCACACC